In the genome of Patescibacteria group bacterium, one region contains:
- a CDS encoding M3 family oligoendopeptidase produces MKTTWNLDLLYTSGKDPQIEKDLLGYEKLCATFEKKYKKDVSYLDNPESLLKALKDYEKFYEDATASKAYAYFNYRKDLNSTDQEAEAESNKISQRLAKSSNKTLFFEIELGKISKDRQKAILTNPEFSKYKYFLERIFITAKYNLTEAEEKIMNLKSLPARGMWVDSQEKLLNQQSVTYKGQQIALPGAQNMLTELPTKERRMLADKVNEVLKSISHFAEAELNAILTDKKINDELRGLANPYSATIIGYQNDEKAIINFVQTVTQYFSISHRFYKVKAKLLKEEKLEYADRAAKVGTLKLKLSFEESLEILRKAFGKVNPEYVTILNRYVEQGQIDVFPRVGKRGGAYCSSNVGLPTFVMLNHVDNLKSLKTFAHEMGHAIHAEYSKTQPALYQGHTISVAEVASTLFENFVFEEVFETLTAKEKIIALHDTINDSISTIFRQIGGFNFELDLHTTLREKGALSKEEIAELHNKNMKAYLGPQFEMKENDGYFFVNWPHIRYFFYVYSYAYGELISRALYENYKKDPAYIKKIEEFLKAGGSKSPEKIFKDIGIDTSKPQFFIDGLKSIEEDIKKLEELTA; encoded by the coding sequence ATGAAAACAACCTGGAATTTAGACCTGTTATATACATCTGGGAAAGATCCACAGATAGAAAAGGATTTACTCGGCTATGAAAAACTTTGTGCTACTTTTGAAAAGAAATATAAGAAAGATGTTAGCTATTTAGACAATCCAGAGAGTCTTTTAAAAGCACTTAAAGATTATGAAAAGTTTTATGAGGATGCTACAGCTTCAAAAGCCTACGCATATTTTAATTATCGAAAAGATTTAAATAGCACTGATCAAGAAGCCGAAGCTGAATCAAACAAAATCTCTCAAAGATTAGCAAAATCATCAAATAAAACACTGTTTTTTGAAATAGAATTAGGGAAGATCTCTAAAGATCGGCAGAAAGCTATTTTAACCAATCCAGAATTCAGTAAATACAAATACTTTCTTGAGCGAATTTTTATTACAGCTAAGTACAATCTTACTGAAGCTGAAGAGAAAATTATGAACTTGAAATCACTTCCTGCACGTGGAATGTGGGTTGATTCACAAGAAAAACTTCTTAATCAGCAATCTGTAACTTATAAAGGTCAGCAAATTGCGCTTCCTGGAGCACAAAACATGCTTACTGAATTGCCTACTAAAGAACGCCGTATGTTGGCAGATAAAGTAAATGAAGTGCTTAAGAGTATCTCACATTTTGCTGAAGCTGAATTAAATGCAATTTTAACTGATAAAAAAATCAACGATGAATTACGAGGACTAGCCAATCCTTATAGTGCAACTATTATTGGTTATCAAAATGATGAAAAAGCTATCATAAACTTTGTACAAACAGTGACTCAGTATTTTTCTATTAGCCATAGATTTTATAAAGTTAAAGCCAAGCTCCTTAAAGAGGAAAAGCTAGAGTACGCAGACCGTGCTGCAAAAGTTGGAACACTCAAATTAAAGCTCAGTTTCGAGGAATCATTGGAAATACTACGAAAAGCATTTGGCAAAGTAAATCCTGAATATGTAACTATTCTAAATAGATATGTAGAACAAGGGCAGATAGATGTATTTCCTCGAGTGGGAAAACGAGGTGGGGCATATTGTTCAAGCAATGTGGGGCTTCCAACATTTGTGATGCTCAATCATGTAGACAATCTCAAATCTCTTAAAACATTTGCTCATGAAATGGGACATGCCATTCATGCAGAATATAGCAAAACCCAACCAGCGCTGTATCAGGGTCATACTATTTCGGTTGCAGAAGTAGCAAGTACTTTGTTTGAGAACTTTGTTTTTGAAGAAGTATTTGAAACACTTACTGCAAAAGAAAAGATAATAGCACTTCACGACACTATAAATGACAGTATAAGTACTATATTCAGACAAATAGGAGGATTTAATTTTGAATTGGATCTCCATACAACACTTCGAGAAAAAGGCGCACTTTCTAAAGAAGAAATTGCAGAACTTCACAATAAGAATATGAAGGCATATCTCGGCCCACAATTTGAGATGAAAGAAAATGATGGATACTTCTTTGTAAATTGGCCGCACATTAGATACTTCTTTTATGTGTACTCATATGCCTATGGAGAACTTATTAGCCGAGCATTGTATGAAAACTATAAGAAAGACCCAGCATATATTAAAAAAATTGAAGAATTCTTGAAAGCTGGTGGATCAAAATCTCCTGAAAAGATTTTCAAAGATATTGGAATTGATACATCAAAACCACAGTTCTTTATTGATGGATTAAAGAGTATTGAAGAAGATATTAAAAAACTTGAAGAGCTTACTGCATAG
- a CDS encoding carboxypeptidase M32, with the protein MQKNKKESADIVELKKRLDEVSHLNSAVAILSWDQEVNMPKKGSEKRAGTIAHLSSIVHKKFTVIDHDGLLTKLKHEAEANKLDQDSTAIILETWKSYERQVKLPDEFVWEMAELASKAQTVWAQARKENNFKLFQPYLEKIIEMKRQEAKYIGFKDSPYDALIDAFEPNMTAREAAQILNDLKDFLVPFLAEIKKKKKKINAKKILGKFPIPEQFEFSKFVAQKMGYDMDAGRIDISSHPFATNFHSQDVRFTTRYNEKNVLEALGATIHETGHALYEQGILSENFGTPLGEAISLGIHESQSRLWENMIGKSKPFWKFLYPKLQKAFPKPFKSVSVDEFYEILNKVESSLIRIEADEITYNLHIIIRFEIERELVEGTLEVKDAPKVWNQKYKDYLGIDVPDNARGILQDVHWSGGGVGYFPTYSFGNLYAAQFFNAMRKDIPDLDKKVAKGDLLPLREWLRAKIHAHGKRFTAASLVQEVTGEPLNAAYFSAYIKEKFGKLYGI; encoded by the coding sequence ATGCAAAAAAATAAAAAAGAATCTGCTGATATCGTTGAATTAAAAAAAAGACTAGATGAAGTATCTCATCTCAATTCTGCAGTTGCTATTTTAAGTTGGGATCAGGAAGTAAATATGCCTAAGAAAGGTTCTGAAAAAAGAGCTGGAACAATTGCTCATCTAAGCAGCATCGTTCATAAAAAGTTTACGGTAATAGATCATGATGGTCTTTTAACTAAACTCAAGCATGAAGCTGAAGCTAATAAACTAGATCAAGATAGCACGGCTATCATTCTTGAAACATGGAAATCATATGAACGACAGGTAAAACTGCCAGATGAATTTGTGTGGGAAATGGCAGAATTGGCATCTAAAGCACAAACTGTTTGGGCTCAGGCGCGAAAAGAAAATAATTTTAAGTTATTTCAACCTTATTTAGAAAAGATAATAGAAATGAAACGACAGGAAGCTAAGTATATTGGCTTCAAAGACTCTCCCTATGATGCACTTATAGATGCCTTCGAGCCAAATATGACAGCCCGAGAAGCTGCGCAGATTTTAAATGATCTTAAAGATTTCCTCGTGCCATTTCTTGCTGAGATCAAAAAGAAAAAGAAGAAGATTAATGCTAAAAAGATACTTGGAAAGTTTCCAATACCAGAACAATTTGAATTTTCAAAATTTGTAGCACAAAAGATGGGCTATGATATGGATGCTGGGCGAATAGATATTAGCAGTCATCCCTTTGCAACAAATTTTCATTCACAAGATGTGCGTTTTACCACGCGATACAATGAAAAGAATGTTCTTGAAGCACTTGGTGCAACTATTCATGAGACTGGTCATGCTCTGTATGAACAAGGAATTCTCTCCGAAAACTTTGGAACTCCATTGGGTGAAGCTATATCTCTTGGTATTCATGAATCGCAGTCTCGATTATGGGAAAATATGATAGGAAAGAGCAAGCCATTCTGGAAATTTTTGTATCCAAAACTACAAAAAGCATTTCCAAAACCCTTTAAGAGTGTCTCTGTCGATGAGTTTTATGAAATTCTCAACAAGGTAGAGTCATCTCTTATCAGAATAGAAGCTGATGAGATAACCTATAATCTTCATATTATTATTCGCTTTGAAATTGAACGGGAACTTGTAGAAGGAACATTAGAAGTAAAAGATGCACCGAAAGTATGGAATCAGAAGTATAAAGATTATTTAGGTATTGATGTTCCAGATAATGCTCGAGGAATATTACAAGATGTGCACTGGTCTGGTGGAGGAGTGGGATACTTTCCAACCTATAGTTTTGGAAATCTCTATGCTGCTCAGTTTTTTAACGCAATGCGAAAAGATATTCCAGATCTTGATAAAAAAGTTGCAAAAGGAGACTTGTTGCCACTACGTGAATGGCTTCGCGCAAAAATCCATGCTCATGGAAAACGATTTACTGCAGCAAGTCTAGTTCAAGAAGTAACAGGAGAACCACTTAATGCTGCATACTTTTCAGCGTATATAAAAGAGAAGTTTGGTAAGCTCTACGGAATTTAA
- a CDS encoding uracil-DNA glycosylase — translation MTLKERQDALEKIKEEVLVLKNALVDQRLKNSMFPVIGDGKHNAEIMFVGEAPGANEAKQGKPFVGASGKFLNVLLAHVGLEREDVYITNIVKDRPPENRDPTAAEIDAYGPFLDRQIDIIQPKVIATLGRFSMEYVMKRFKMDDQIEPISKAHGKAYVTKASYGKVNIVPLYHPAVALYNGGMRPVLQKDFQILKQYAKK, via the coding sequence ATGACGCTCAAAGAACGACAAGATGCATTAGAAAAAATTAAAGAAGAAGTTCTAGTTCTTAAAAATGCACTTGTCGATCAGCGGCTCAAGAATAGTATGTTTCCGGTAATAGGTGATGGTAAGCATAATGCAGAGATTATGTTTGTTGGTGAGGCTCCTGGAGCCAATGAAGCCAAGCAAGGAAAGCCATTCGTTGGTGCATCAGGAAAATTTCTCAATGTGTTACTGGCTCATGTGGGCTTAGAAAGAGAAGATGTGTATATAACTAATATAGTTAAAGATAGACCTCCAGAAAACAGAGATCCTACAGCAGCTGAGATAGATGCATATGGTCCGTTTTTAGACAGACAGATAGATATCATTCAACCAAAAGTTATTGCCACGTTGGGAAGGTTTTCTATGGAGTATGTGATGAAGCGATTTAAAATGGATGATCAAATAGAACCTATTTCAAAAGCGCACGGTAAGGCCTATGTGACAAAGGCGTCATATGGAAAGGTGAATATAGTCCCTTTATATCACCCCGCAGTAGCACTGTATAATGGGGGAATGCGTCCGGTATTACAAAAAGATTTTCAAATTCTGAAACAGTATGCAAAAAAATAA
- a CDS encoding protein-L-isoaspartate O-methyltransferase, which translates to MEKDDLIQHLEQETQVFKNTAIKDAFLAIDRKDFVEPDYEVEAYEDYALPMIDGQTFTKPTALGYMLELLDPKKGHTVLNIGSGSGYLAALLAHMVGEDGKVLALEINPAILELSKKYLSKYKDLPIELVQADKDTGYYRGAPYDRIVSGVAFPNKETAMELMIQLVHGGIMVIPIGDKLIQFERVSDDDFYETEFEGFLFDDYIGKGADKPEGDDEDMDQDDNQDDDSDDGQNDKITDEY; encoded by the coding sequence ATGGAAAAAGATGATTTGATACAACATCTCGAACAAGAGACTCAGGTATTTAAGAATACTGCGATAAAAGATGCATTTTTAGCAATTGATAGAAAAGACTTTGTTGAGCCAGATTATGAAGTAGAAGCATATGAAGACTATGCATTACCAATGATCGATGGTCAGACATTTACCAAACCTACAGCTCTTGGCTATATGCTTGAGCTTTTAGACCCAAAAAAAGGTCATACTGTTTTAAATATAGGTTCGGGAAGTGGATATTTGGCTGCACTTTTGGCACACATGGTAGGTGAGGATGGCAAAGTACTAGCACTTGAAATCAATCCTGCTATTTTAGAATTGAGCAAAAAGTATTTAAGCAAATATAAAGATCTCCCAATAGAATTAGTTCAGGCTGATAAAGATACTGGATACTATCGAGGTGCTCCATATGACCGAATTGTTTCTGGAGTAGCTTTTCCTAATAAAGAGACAGCAATGGAACTTATGATCCAGCTTGTGCATGGCGGAATCATGGTTATTCCTATTGGTGACAAACTCATTCAGTTCGAACGAGTTAGCGATGATGATTTTTACGAAACAGAATTCGAAGGCTTTTTGTTTGATGATTATATAGGTAAAGGGGCAGATAAGCCTGAAGGTGATGACGAGGATATGGACCAGGATGACAATCAAGACGATGATAGTGACGACGGACAAAATGATAAAATAACTGACGAATACTAA
- a CDS encoding PD-(D/E)XK nuclease family protein yields the protein MSDFYKTSRHIDWNYGGPKWKLSRSKIDLFMECPRCFYIDNKLGLARPRGPSFTLNIAVDALLKKEFDIHRKAKSAHPLMKAYGVDAVPFAHKELDDWRENFVGIQVTHKQTGLTISGAIDDVWVDPKGNLLVVDYKATAKEGKLESLEDTKWNIQYKRQMTIYQWLLRKKGFDVSTTGYFVYVNGRADKEAFDGKLEFDVTLIPSEGEDTWVDKEIVKIKTCLDDDRIPEYSKECDHCRFIQAYGDVLRKKAGATKKK from the coding sequence ATGTCTGATTTTTATAAAACATCCCGTCATATAGATTGGAATTACGGTGGACCCAAATGGAAGCTTTCTCGATCAAAGATAGATCTCTTTATGGAGTGCCCACGGTGTTTTTATATTGATAATAAACTTGGGCTCGCTCGACCCCGAGGTCCTTCATTCACATTAAACATTGCAGTTGATGCATTACTTAAAAAAGAATTTGATATCCATCGAAAAGCAAAATCAGCACATCCTTTAATGAAGGCATATGGTGTAGATGCTGTGCCTTTTGCACATAAAGAACTCGACGATTGGCGAGAAAATTTTGTTGGAATTCAAGTAACTCATAAACAAACTGGTCTTACTATTTCTGGAGCAATTGACGATGTGTGGGTTGATCCAAAAGGGAACTTACTCGTTGTTGATTATAAAGCCACAGCAAAAGAAGGAAAGTTGGAATCACTTGAGGATACAAAATGGAACATACAGTACAAGCGACAGATGACTATCTATCAGTGGCTGCTTCGAAAAAAAGGTTTTGATGTGTCTACTACAGGATACTTTGTATATGTAAACGGCAGGGCAGACAAAGAGGCATTTGATGGCAAATTAGAATTTGATGTCACACTTATTCCAAGTGAAGGTGAAGACACCTGGGTTGATAAAGAAATAGTTAAAATAAAAACATGTCTTGATGATGATCGAATACCTGAATATTCTAAAGAGTGTGATCACTGCAGATTTATCCAAGCATATGGAGATGTCCTGCGAAAGAAAGCGGGAGCAACTAAGAAGAAATAA
- a CDS encoding type II secretion system protein, with product MKIFQKNSSYGFTLIELLVVIAIISLLSSVVLASVQTATGRANAVYKLQTARQYMNAFALYQTDNDSYPRISGMGVNSGFCLGASNPNDTCYNTEYTESDTFNDEISSYISGLPSDTKSLIVEGSDIRGIVYQCLAISNNICTSYAIRWFIEGNTPNCGEGVSVPAVPTSGFLECVITK from the coding sequence ATGAAAATCTTTCAGAAAAACAGTAGTTATGGATTTACTCTCATAGAACTTCTTGTTGTAATAGCTATCATCTCATTACTCTCATCTGTAGTGCTCGCAAGTGTACAAACAGCAACAGGTAGAGCAAATGCTGTGTATAAATTGCAAACAGCCCGGCAATATATGAATGCGTTTGCTTTGTATCAAACTGACAACGACTCATATCCACGAATCAGTGGTATGGGTGTTAATTCAGGGTTTTGTCTGGGAGCAAGTAATCCAAATGATACTTGTTATAACACTGAGTATACAGAAAGTGATACGTTTAATGACGAAATTAGCTCATATATTTCCGGATTACCTTCAGATACAAAATCTCTTATTGTTGAAGGTAGTGATATTCGAGGAATAGTGTATCAGTGCCTCGCTATTAGCAACAATATTTGCACATCATATGCTATACGATGGTTTATTGAAGGAAATACACCAAATTGTGGTGAAGGTGTCTCAGTGCCTGCAGTACCAACAAGTGGATTTTTAGAATGTGTTATTACAAAATAA
- a CDS encoding MgtC/SapB family protein, whose amino-acid sequence MEFIFNPDLAPYFQLTLATLLGMLLGIERLLIGKTAGPRTYALVSMGSCLLTVISLTAANYYPVLSKADPVSIVASVITGIGFIGAGLIIFKGSKLSGLTTAAGIWVAAAIGIVVGFSHYLLALFATFLTLFVFTLMWNFENKIKKMVDKQPHHHNHEE is encoded by the coding sequence ATGGAATTTATTTTCAATCCAGATTTAGCACCTTATTTTCAACTGACACTAGCAACTTTATTGGGAATGCTTCTCGGGATTGAAAGACTCCTTATTGGAAAAACGGCTGGACCACGAACATACGCACTAGTATCTATGGGTTCTTGTCTACTTACGGTAATATCTCTTACCGCAGCAAATTATTATCCAGTACTATCAAAAGCTGATCCAGTTTCAATTGTTGCTTCTGTAATTACAGGTATTGGCTTCATTGGTGCAGGACTTATTATTTTTAAGGGCTCAAAATTGTCTGGCCTTACTACAGCTGCAGGGATTTGGGTCGCTGCTGCTATTGGTATTGTTGTAGGCTTTAGTCATTATCTTCTCGCACTTTTTGCAACATTTCTTACACTGTTTGTATTTACTCTCATGTGGAACTTTGAAAACAAAATTAAGAAGATGGTAGATAAACAGCCTCATCACCACAATCACGAAGAGTAA
- a CDS encoding ATP cone domain-containing protein — MAQETPYVVKANGKKEPFDILKLEHSLRNADATPDTLQKITKHIIQELEDGMTTQDIYKHAFSLLHNIERRSALKYSMRRAVMDLGPSGFPFERLVAEIFKQKGYEAVTDKIVEGSCSDHEVDVVAWKPDSLIMCEAKFHGQLGLKSDLKTILYVKARFDDLSKKTYTFGAEPQPLSEGWLVTNTKFTITAIKYAECQGMKAIGWNYPLDGNLHDLIDSTGLHPLTCLHSLSDHDKKELLSKNIILCKNLVEDPSILVGLGLNDANIEAVLEEIALVGEMGIGA, encoded by the coding sequence ATGGCACAAGAAACACCCTATGTTGTAAAAGCAAACGGTAAGAAAGAACCATTTGATATATTAAAGTTGGAACATTCTTTACGAAATGCTGATGCAACCCCTGATACTCTACAGAAGATTACAAAACATATAATTCAAGAACTAGAAGATGGTATGACAACGCAAGATATTTATAAACATGCGTTTTCACTTCTCCATAATATAGAACGTCGATCTGCGCTTAAGTATTCAATGCGACGAGCCGTAATGGATTTAGGTCCTTCAGGATTTCCCTTTGAACGATTGGTAGCAGAAATATTTAAGCAAAAAGGGTATGAAGCTGTAACAGATAAAATTGTTGAGGGATCATGTTCAGATCATGAAGTTGATGTTGTTGCTTGGAAACCAGATAGTCTTATTATGTGTGAGGCAAAATTTCATGGTCAGCTAGGGCTCAAATCGGATCTTAAAACTATTTTGTATGTAAAAGCACGTTTTGATGATCTTTCAAAGAAGACCTATACCTTTGGAGCAGAACCACAACCTTTATCTGAAGGGTGGCTTGTTACTAATACAAAATTTACTATAACTGCAATCAAATATGCAGAATGTCAGGGTATGAAAGCAATTGGCTGGAACTATCCACTTGATGGAAACCTTCACGATCTTATTGATTCAACAGGGCTCCACCCACTAACATGTCTTCATTCATTGAGTGACCATGATAAAAAAGAACTACTCAGCAAAAATATTATTTTGTGTAAAAATTTAGTTGAGGATCCAAGCATATTAGTTGGATTGGGATTGAATGATGCAAATATAGAAGCGGTTCTGGAGGAAATTGCTCTTGTGGGAGAAATGGGGATTGGTGCATAA
- the mnmA gene encoding tRNA 2-thiouridine(34) synthase MnmA, with product MNKGKRVFVGMSGGVDSSVSAALLKDAGYDVTGVFIKVWHPDWLPCEWKEERRDAMRVAAHLNIPFLTIDLEQEYKKSVADYMIEEYRKGRTPNPDVMCNKEIKFGSFLQKALEMGADYIATGHYAQISNAILKEGADQNKDQSYFLWTLTDKQLKHVLFPVGHLTKPEVRKLAEKYKLPTATKKDSQGICFIGKVDMREFLSHYISPIPGNVVNEKGEIIGNHEGALFYTIGQRHGFIVTEKTPHDKPYYIVDKNTDANTLTVSQKFSEHDLKTVYSVGLTDVNWNQNFAIDISKKYSARIRYRQDPQECMISNNEIIFSMPQQGVSVGQSVVVYDGDLCFGGGIINTVKL from the coding sequence ATGAATAAAGGTAAGCGCGTATTTGTAGGTATGTCAGGCGGAGTTGATAGCTCCGTCTCTGCTGCGTTGCTCAAAGATGCAGGATACGATGTTACTGGCGTATTTATTAAAGTATGGCATCCCGATTGGTTACCATGCGAATGGAAAGAAGAACGACGCGATGCTATGCGAGTAGCAGCTCACCTCAATATTCCATTTTTAACTATTGATTTAGAACAAGAATACAAAAAGTCTGTTGCAGACTATATGATTGAAGAGTACCGAAAAGGCCGAACTCCAAACCCAGATGTAATGTGCAACAAAGAAATTAAATTTGGATCTTTTCTACAGAAAGCTCTAGAGATGGGTGCAGATTACATCGCTACAGGACACTATGCTCAGATTTCGAATGCTATTTTAAAAGAAGGTGCAGATCAAAACAAAGATCAATCATATTTTTTATGGACACTTACAGATAAGCAACTAAAACATGTGCTTTTTCCTGTAGGACATCTTACTAAGCCTGAAGTTCGAAAGCTAGCTGAAAAATATAAACTTCCAACAGCAACTAAAAAAGATAGTCAGGGAATTTGTTTTATTGGGAAAGTAGATATGCGTGAATTTTTGAGTCACTATATCAGTCCAATTCCAGGCAATGTGGTAAATGAAAAAGGCGAAATAATAGGGAATCACGAAGGCGCATTATTTTACACTATTGGCCAGCGCCATGGATTTATAGTTACTGAAAAAACTCCTCATGATAAGCCGTACTATATTGTAGATAAAAACACTGATGCAAACACACTCACAGTATCGCAAAAGTTCTCTGAACATGATTTAAAGACAGTTTATTCAGTGGGCTTAACAGATGTAAACTGGAATCAGAATTTCGCTATTGATATATCAAAAAAATATTCAGCTCGAATCAGATACCGTCAGGACCCTCAGGAATGTATGATTTCTAATAATGAAATTATATTTTCTATGCCTCAGCAAGGTGTATCAGTAGGTCAATCAGTAGTTGTCTATGATGGAGATTTGTGTTTTGGTGGAGGAATCATCAATACAGTGAAGCTGTAG
- a CDS encoding glucose/sorbosone dehydrogenase: protein MKKVYLIIFLVIIVGLIGSIVTYKKAPEIINPPEVVKVDQMIQHTVTRANGSSIVLTAPESYSINVAAEGLGRARFMAWSPDGKLFVTDMHDLSDNSLGKINILSGFDRTTNTFASTTVYASKLRNPNSVAFYEDNEGKNWIYIALTDRLIRYPYSAGDIAPQGKPQIIARFPDYGLSYKYGGWHLTRTVSIHDDKVYVSVGSSCNTCEEKEAERASIIQMNPDGSEPKFFARGLRNAVGLIWIDNVLYATNMGADHLGDDVPNDMFYKIMPGNHYGWPYCYVKDGLIFDDTSVEWKNKTVLCDLVPTTFANLPAHSAPLGVSYFNNQFLVALHGSGKPELGAGYKIVSINQQGSTTDFISGFKQGPDIYGRPVDILPLSESSFFFTDDYKGLLYFVSKK from the coding sequence ATGAAAAAAGTATACTTAATAATCTTTTTAGTAATTATTGTTGGACTAATTGGTTCAATAGTTACCTATAAAAAAGCTCCAGAAATTATTAATCCGCCTGAAGTCGTAAAAGTGGATCAGATGATTCAGCATACAGTAACTCGAGCAAATGGTAGCTCTATAGTTCTTACTGCTCCTGAATCATACTCAATAAATGTTGCTGCTGAGGGATTGGGACGAGCTCGTTTTATGGCATGGAGCCCAGATGGCAAGCTTTTTGTAACAGACATGCATGATCTTTCAGATAATTCTTTGGGAAAGATTAATATCTTAAGTGGATTTGATCGAACAACAAATACATTTGCATCAACGACTGTATATGCAAGTAAATTACGAAATCCAAATAGTGTAGCTTTTTATGAGGATAATGAAGGAAAAAACTGGATCTATATTGCCCTTACTGACAGATTAATACGTTATCCATACTCTGCAGGTGATATTGCTCCTCAAGGAAAACCTCAAATCATTGCTCGGTTTCCTGACTATGGTTTAAGTTATAAATATGGAGGATGGCATCTTACTAGAACTGTTTCTATTCATGATGACAAAGTATATGTATCTGTTGGATCAAGTTGCAATACATGTGAAGAAAAAGAAGCCGAGCGCGCATCTATTATTCAAATGAATCCCGATGGATCAGAACCAAAATTCTTTGCTCGAGGATTGCGCAACGCTGTAGGCCTCATTTGGATAGATAATGTACTGTATGCAACAAATATGGGAGCAGATCACCTTGGAGATGATGTTCCTAATGATATGTTTTATAAAATCATGCCAGGAAACCACTATGGCTGGCCATATTGTTATGTTAAAGATGGTTTGATATTTGATGACACAAGTGTTGAATGGAAAAATAAAACAGTACTATGTGATTTAGTGCCTACAACATTTGCTAATTTACCAGCTCACTCAGCTCCATTAGGTGTTTCCTATTTTAACAATCAGTTTTTAGTAGCTCTACATGGCTCTGGAAAACCCGAGCTTGGTGCTGGATATAAAATAGTAAGTATTAATCAACAGGGAAGCACTACTGACTTTATTTCTGGATTTAAACAAGGCCCAGATATTTATGGACGTCCTGTAGATATTCTGCCACTATCAGAATCATCATTCTTTTTTACTGATGATTACAAGGGCTTGCTTTACTTTGTGAGTAAAAAATAG
- the mltG gene encoding endolytic transglycosylase MltG has translation MKFYRFKKRWILSALAVLTGAIVVLSFYVFYFRAPSAFPDSTVVAVSDGKSLSSIASDLKNQNVIRSPFWFVNFVLFLKHERRVVAGEYYFDYPVNVYEVARKLTKGDFNVAQLKTTIPEGSTAFEISNIIKKNYPDFDTQKFLTLAQGKEGFLFPDTYKFGADVQPEKVISILTSTFDKKIQQQDIADAITASGRSVSDVIIMASILEGEARQTRTRQIVAGILWERIRLGIPLQVDTAFRYVNGKTTKDLTLADLKIDSPYNTYLYKGLTPTAISNPGLDSILSAVTPIQTEYLYFLTDDDGNMHYAETLEEHARNKNKYLAN, from the coding sequence ATGAAATTTTACAGGTTTAAAAAAAGATGGATACTATCTGCTCTGGCGGTACTTACGGGAGCCATAGTTGTGCTCTCGTTTTATGTGTTTTATTTTCGTGCACCATCAGCATTTCCGGATTCAACAGTTGTAGCTGTATCTGATGGAAAAAGCTTATCTAGTATTGCCAGCGATTTAAAAAATCAGAATGTAATTCGATCTCCTTTTTGGTTTGTGAATTTTGTACTTTTCCTAAAGCATGAACGACGAGTAGTGGCGGGAGAATATTATTTTGACTACCCTGTAAACGTATATGAAGTTGCCCGAAAACTAACGAAAGGAGATTTTAATGTAGCCCAGCTTAAGACTACAATTCCTGAAGGATCAACTGCATTTGAAATTTCAAATATCATTAAAAAGAATTACCCTGATTTTGACACTCAAAAGTTCCTGACTCTTGCTCAAGGTAAAGAAGGATTCTTGTTTCCAGATACTTATAAATTTGGAGCAGATGTACAGCCTGAAAAAGTTATTTCTATACTAACATCAACATTTGATAAAAAAATTCAACAACAAGATATTGCTGATGCAATTACTGCATCGGGAAGATCAGTAAGTGATGTAATAATCATGGCTTCTATTTTGGAAGGTGAAGCGAGACAAACACGCACACGCCAAATTGTAGCTGGAATTCTTTGGGAACGAATTCGGCTGGGAATTCCACTTCAGGTAGACACTGCATTTCGTTATGTAAATGGTAAGACAACAAAAGATTTAACGTTGGCTGATCTTAAAATAGATTCTCCGTATAATACGTATTTATACAAGGGACTGACTCCAACTGCAATTTCAAACCCAGGGCTAGATTCTATTTTATCTGCAGTTACTCCTATACAAACAGAGTATTTGTATTTCTTAACCGATGATGATGGAAATATGCATTATGCAGAAACTCTAGAAGAACACGCACGAAATAAGAATAAATACTTAGCAAATTAA